A section of the Paenibacillus yonginensis genome encodes:
- a CDS encoding GNAT family N-acetyltransferase: MVTLERIKKGQVRPELELMNSDPYFNWVSKGKKQFTLEEALEEIYESEALGTERYFIVLNDERIGILEFLMKHPKDDQTWLGLLLIGKPWQRKGYGTQTFKLFLAMMQERTVSCIRIGVTVNNEPAHHFWIRQGFKPIDSNQKEDGREIIIYERVI, encoded by the coding sequence ATGGTTACATTGGAGAGAATAAAGAAAGGCCAGGTACGTCCGGAGCTGGAGCTGATGAACTCCGATCCATATTTTAATTGGGTTTCCAAAGGAAAAAAGCAATTTACCCTGGAGGAAGCGCTGGAAGAGATTTATGAATCTGAAGCATTAGGAACCGAAAGGTATTTTATTGTGCTTAACGATGAGCGGATTGGCATTCTGGAGTTTCTAATGAAACATCCCAAGGACGATCAAACCTGGCTGGGTCTACTCCTGATCGGGAAACCCTGGCAGCGAAAGGGCTACGGGACGCAAACCTTCAAGCTGTTCCTGGCCATGATGCAGGAAAGGACGGTGTCCTGCATACGGATTGGCGTAACGGTTAATAATGAACCAGCTCATCATTTCTGGATTAGACAGGGGTTTAAGCCGATAGATTCGAACCAGAAAGAGGACGGCAGGGAAATTATAATATACGAACGGGTCATCTAG
- a CDS encoding SulP family inorganic anion transporter, with the protein MFFTQLKKHWFSNTRTDLLSGMTVALALIPEAIAFSIVAGVSPMAGLYASITMAIIISLAGGRPGMISAATGAIALLVTGLVKDHGVEYLFAAAVLAGVIQILLGVLKLGRFITFVPQPVMTGFVNALAILIFMAQLTHFKGQGWVMYALVALTLVIIYVLPRITKAVPPALVAIIIISILTIALHLDVYKVGDLGNLTRDLPTFHLPNIPFTWDTFMIILPYSISMAFVGLLESLMTAMLIDDLTDTSSNKNREMRGQGMANIVTGFFGGMGGCAMIGQSMINIKSGGRTRLSTLVSGVFLMILLVLLGNIVKQIPMAALVGVMIVVCIGTFDWKSLTTLNKIPLPDAVVMVVTVIVVVATDNLSIGVAVGVVLSSVVFAWKMAVVRLTESAAEDGSKVYSVSGPMFFGTMHHFVNEFNATEDPERITIDFSRTHIWDQSAVNGIARVIEKYRQQGKEVSIKGLNAESKALVERIGLAGAGSH; encoded by the coding sequence TTGTTTTTCACACAACTTAAAAAGCACTGGTTCTCCAATACGCGGACTGATCTTTTATCCGGTATGACCGTAGCGCTGGCGCTGATTCCCGAGGCGATCGCCTTTTCCATCGTAGCGGGCGTCAGTCCGATGGCAGGTTTGTATGCCTCCATTACGATGGCGATCATCATTTCGCTTGCCGGAGGACGGCCGGGCATGATCTCCGCAGCCACCGGCGCGATCGCGCTTCTGGTAACAGGCCTTGTGAAGGACCATGGGGTCGAATATCTGTTTGCGGCAGCCGTGCTGGCCGGGGTCATCCAGATCCTTTTAGGCGTGCTCAAGCTTGGCAGATTCATCACTTTTGTCCCCCAACCAGTTATGACGGGGTTTGTCAATGCGCTGGCGATTCTAATTTTTATGGCGCAGCTGACCCATTTCAAAGGCCAGGGCTGGGTGATGTATGCTTTGGTGGCGCTGACGCTGGTCATTATTTACGTGCTGCCCCGGATTACAAAAGCGGTGCCTCCTGCGCTGGTTGCCATTATTATCATATCGATTCTGACGATTGCGCTTCATCTGGACGTCTACAAGGTTGGCGACTTGGGGAATCTGACCCGTGATCTGCCGACCTTTCATCTGCCGAACATCCCTTTTACTTGGGATACCTTTATGATTATTTTGCCTTATTCGATATCCATGGCTTTTGTAGGCCTGCTGGAATCGCTGATGACGGCCATGCTGATTGATGATTTGACGGACACCAGCAGCAACAAAAACCGCGAGATGCGCGGTCAGGGCATGGCGAACATCGTCACCGGCTTCTTCGGAGGCATGGGCGGCTGCGCCATGATCGGCCAGTCCATGATCAATATAAAATCCGGGGGAAGAACACGGCTGTCTACCCTGGTGTCGGGGGTATTCCTGATGATCCTGCTGGTTTTGCTGGGCAATATCGTCAAACAGATTCCGATGGCTGCACTGGTAGGCGTTATGATCGTTGTATGTATCGGAACCTTCGACTGGAAATCTTTAACGACCTTAAATAAAATTCCTTTGCCGGATGCGGTTGTGATGGTCGTGACGGTCATTGTGGTGGTAGCAACGGATAATCTGTCCATCGGTGTGGCGGTCGGCGTAGTGCTCAGTTCAGTCGTATTTGCCTGGAAAATGGCTGTTGTCCGTCTGACGGAATCGGCCGCTGAAGACGGAAGCAAGGTGTACTCCGTTTCCGGACCAATGTTTTTTGGCACGATGCATCACTTCGTGAACGAATTTAATGCGACTGAAGATCCGGAGCGGATCACCATCGATTTTTCCAGAACCCATATTTGGGATCAATCGGCTGTTAACGGCATTGCGAGGGTCATCGAGAAATACCGCCAGCAAGGCAAGGAAGTCAGCATCAAGGGGCTGAATGCCGAAAGCAAGGCGCTAGTGGAGCGGATTGGCCTTGCCGGAGCGGGCAGTCATTAG
- a CDS encoding bifunctional 2',3'-cyclic-nucleotide 2'-phosphodiesterase/3'-nucleotidase, whose protein sequence is MNTEHLELSQTNITLMAKLRIMATTDVHVHLLGYDYYADQEAHHNGLVYTSALIRQARLEAPNHLLLDNGDILQGSPMGDYEAQKAANAANAAADPAAGKAAGAAPGSGEKSSIHPVFKAMNYLGYEAGTLGNHEFNYGLEYLQQCLAMADFPYTNANIIDAGSGLPLFNPFVMLDKPLKCEDGSVSTVKVGLIGFVPPQIMQWDKSNLEGKIQVRDMLETAREWIPVMKEQGAEIVVALVHAGYEELPETPYMENAALHFGQVPDVDAIVFGHAHKLFPGPFFEGKTGADNERGTLHGIPAVEPGYAGEHLGIIDLELEHRDGKWRVANGRAECRPVYDTAAGKPLVEPDEELARLLEDSHQEVLAYIRGAVGQTTGPINSYFSLLADDSSVQLINDAQRDYTRRQMAGTVYEGLPVLAASAPFKTGGRYGPAHFTSIPAGGLAIKHIADLYNYPNTLHALHLNGAELKEWLEWAAGLFTQIDPDSAEEQPLVNPDFPSFNFDVIDGVDYVIDVTKPARYDAAGKLVHPESSRIVSLTYEGRPVGAEQFFVVATNSYRAFSSELANPGGQRIVLASTEENRQVLTQYIRDTGTFHPYADGNWRLLPTGGQPVITYLTSPKALEAAKQWEGLQFEGINEAGFAKFRVNLDRLKPSH, encoded by the coding sequence TTGAATACTGAACATTTAGAGCTATCCCAAACGAACATTACTTTGATGGCCAAGCTGCGCATTATGGCAACCACGGACGTGCACGTCCATCTGCTTGGTTACGATTATTATGCTGATCAGGAAGCCCATCATAACGGACTTGTTTATACGTCAGCCCTGATCCGCCAGGCAAGGCTAGAAGCGCCAAACCATCTGCTGCTGGATAACGGGGATATTCTGCAGGGTTCCCCGATGGGCGATTATGAAGCGCAGAAAGCGGCGAATGCAGCAAATGCGGCGGCTGATCCCGCTGCAGGGAAAGCTGCCGGGGCCGCGCCTGGTAGCGGGGAAAAGAGCAGCATTCATCCGGTATTTAAAGCGATGAATTATCTTGGGTATGAAGCCGGGACACTGGGCAACCATGAATTCAATTACGGGCTGGAGTACCTGCAGCAATGCCTGGCCATGGCCGATTTCCCTTATACGAATGCAAATATTATCGATGCTGGCAGCGGGCTCCCGCTGTTTAATCCGTTTGTTATGCTGGACAAACCGCTTAAATGTGAGGACGGATCGGTAAGCACGGTGAAGGTCGGTCTGATCGGTTTTGTTCCGCCTCAGATTATGCAGTGGGACAAAAGCAACCTTGAAGGCAAAATCCAGGTGCGCGACATGCTGGAGACTGCCCGGGAATGGATTCCGGTCATGAAGGAGCAGGGAGCGGAAATCGTTGTTGCCCTGGTCCATGCCGGCTATGAGGAGCTTCCCGAAACCCCTTATATGGAAAATGCCGCACTTCATTTCGGACAGGTGCCGGATGTGGACGCGATTGTGTTCGGGCATGCGCACAAGCTGTTTCCCGGACCTTTCTTCGAAGGGAAGACCGGCGCCGACAATGAACGCGGTACGCTGCATGGCATTCCCGCTGTGGAGCCGGGTTATGCGGGAGAGCATCTCGGCATCATCGACCTGGAGCTGGAGCATCGGGACGGCAAATGGCGGGTAGCGAACGGCCGGGCCGAATGCAGACCGGTTTATGATACGGCGGCAGGCAAGCCGCTTGTGGAACCGGATGAGGAGCTGGCCAGACTGCTGGAAGACAGCCACCAGGAAGTGCTGGCTTATATCCGCGGAGCGGTCGGACAAACAACAGGACCGATCAACAGCTATTTCTCCCTGCTTGCAGACGACAGTTCGGTTCAGCTGATCAACGATGCGCAGCGGGACTACACCCGCAGACAGATGGCGGGTACGGTGTATGAAGGACTGCCCGTTCTGGCCGCTTCCGCACCGTTCAAGACGGGCGGACGCTACGGCCCGGCTCATTTCACAAGCATTCCGGCCGGCGGTCTGGCCATCAAACATATCGCGGACCTGTACAATTATCCCAACACGCTTCATGCCCTCCACCTGAATGGAGCCGAACTTAAGGAGTGGCTGGAATGGGCGGCGGGACTGTTTACGCAAATCGATCCGGATTCGGCTGAGGAACAGCCGCTTGTTAATCCGGATTTCCCGAGCTTTAATTTCGATGTGATCGACGGGGTCGATTATGTGATCGACGTAACCAAACCTGCGAGATACGATGCGGCAGGCAAGCTGGTTCACCCGGAGTCAAGCCGGATTGTAAGCCTGACTTATGAAGGCCGTCCCGTGGGGGCGGAGCAATTTTTTGTAGTAGCCACCAACAGCTATCGCGCGTTCTCGTCGGAGCTGGCGAATCCGGGCGGGCAGCGAATTGTGCTGGCTTCCACAGAAGAGAACCGTCAGGTGCTTACGCAGTACATCCGCGATACAGGCACGTTCCATCCTTATGCGGACGGCAACTGGAGGCTGCTTCCGACCGGAGGCCAACCTGTTATTACCTACTTGACCTCGCCAAAAGCTCTTGAAGCCGCAAAACAGTGGGAAGGGCTGCAATTTGAAGGAATAAACGAGGCCGGCTTCGCCAAATTCCGGGTGAACCTGGACCGGCTGAAGCCAAGTCATTAG
- a CDS encoding universal stress protein encodes MLTHILVPVDGSDHALHALAYAKNLLLSLKDSPRLTVLHVNPDVTINEPPVGVELDEQIEAEGSRLLVPVQELLADLQSDYNTLVKHGDPGKIICQTAAQEMADLIVMGTRGIGLISELLIGSVSHYVIQHAACPVLTTK; translated from the coding sequence ATGCTAACTCATATTTTAGTGCCGGTAGACGGTTCGGATCATGCTCTCCATGCTTTGGCTTATGCTAAAAACCTGCTCCTCAGCCTAAAGGACTCTCCGCGTTTGACCGTCCTTCACGTCAATCCGGACGTAACCATCAACGAACCGCCGGTTGGCGTGGAGCTGGATGAACAGATCGAGGCCGAAGGCAGCCGGCTGCTGGTCCCGGTTCAGGAGCTGCTCGCGGATTTGCAGAGCGATTATAATACGCTGGTGAAGCACGGCGATCCGGGTAAAATCATTTGCCAAACCGCCGCCCAGGAGATGGCCGACCTTATCGTGATGGGGACGAGGGGAATAGGTTTGATTTCCGAGCTGCTGATTGGATCTGTCAGCCATTATGTAATCCAGCATGCAGCATGTCCTGTTCTGACGACCAAATAG
- a CDS encoding MerR family transcriptional regulator: MLYKIDEVAKECGLTKRTIRYYEEIGLLPSPQRSEGGIRLYSQSDIDLLKKIVSAREVLGFSLQELQQYVQYAEVLAGQRQAYLEKMNSLSSEERKRKLTEIDRTVTDQLELMEQKVRNIRGFQEELAEFQMLVRGALEKFDEGKTKMDE; encoded by the coding sequence ATGCTGTATAAAATTGATGAGGTGGCCAAAGAATGCGGCCTGACCAAACGGACGATCCGGTATTACGAGGAAATAGGTTTGCTGCCTTCTCCGCAGCGCAGCGAGGGCGGCATCCGGCTGTACAGCCAAAGCGACATCGACTTGCTCAAGAAGATCGTCAGCGCACGCGAGGTGCTGGGCTTCTCACTGCAGGAGCTGCAGCAGTACGTCCAATACGCCGAGGTGCTGGCGGGACAGAGGCAGGCTTATCTGGAGAAGATGAACAGCCTGAGCTCTGAGGAACGGAAGAGGAAGCTAACTGAAATTGATCGAACGGTTACGGATCAGCTGGAATTAATGGAACAGAAAGTCCGGAATATCCGCGGCTTCCAGGAAGAGCTGGCCGAGTTTCAGATGCTGGTGAGAGGGGCCTTGGAGAAGTTTGATGAAGGAAAAACCAAAATGGATGAATGA
- a CDS encoding MFS transporter, with translation MSTEPHRSGELQKRSGILSQPKAVWAVAFACVISFMGLGLVDPILPAIAEQLHASKSQVSLLFTSYNLVTGLAMLITGVISSRIGIKWTLLTGMILIVIFAGLGGLSGTIGQIVGFRAGWGLGNALFIATALSAIVGFSSSGTAKAIILYEAALGLGISVGPLLGGELGSISWRGPFFGVSGLMLLGFLFVLFVLPKVKKTSKTSLKDPFKALAYPSLLTLGIVAFLYNFGFFTLMAYSPYVMDLDEHGLGYVFFGWGVLLALSSVFIAPKIQRRFNLVPSIGWMLTLFAVDLGVMAIGTINHSPNTVIVAVIVAGLFLGINNTLITTAVMQAAPVERSTASASYSFVRFLGGAVSPWLAGKLSEWYTAELPFWFGGAMVLVAVIVLVARGRHLRGINMEGH, from the coding sequence ATGAGTACAGAACCACATCGTTCCGGAGAGCTGCAGAAGCGCTCCGGTATCTTATCGCAGCCCAAAGCCGTTTGGGCTGTTGCTTTTGCCTGTGTTATTTCGTTTATGGGGCTTGGTCTGGTTGACCCCATTCTGCCGGCGATTGCCGAGCAGCTGCATGCCAGCAAAAGCCAGGTATCCCTGCTGTTTACGAGCTATAACCTGGTAACTGGCCTGGCTATGCTGATTACCGGCGTTATTTCCAGCCGGATCGGTATTAAGTGGACACTGCTGACCGGCATGATCTTGATTGTTATCTTTGCAGGGCTTGGCGGCCTGTCGGGAACGATCGGCCAGATTGTAGGCTTCCGCGCAGGCTGGGGACTGGGCAACGCTTTGTTTATTGCCACGGCGCTGTCGGCGATTGTCGGATTCTCGTCTTCGGGAACGGCCAAAGCGATTATTTTGTATGAAGCCGCTTTGGGGCTGGGCATCTCGGTAGGTCCGCTGCTGGGCGGGGAGCTGGGCTCGATCTCTTGGCGCGGTCCGTTCTTCGGAGTCAGCGGGCTGATGCTCCTCGGCTTCCTGTTTGTATTGTTTGTCCTGCCTAAAGTGAAGAAAACTTCTAAAACCTCTTTGAAAGACCCGTTCAAAGCGCTGGCTTATCCGTCTTTGCTGACGCTCGGAATCGTGGCTTTCCTGTATAACTTCGGCTTTTTCACTTTGATGGCTTATTCGCCTTATGTTATGGATTTGGATGAGCATGGCCTGGGTTATGTATTTTTTGGCTGGGGCGTGCTGCTGGCCTTGTCTTCCGTGTTTATTGCTCCAAAAATTCAGCGCCGCTTCAATCTGGTTCCTTCTATCGGCTGGATGCTGACGTTGTTTGCGGTTGATTTGGGCGTTATGGCCATCGGCACGATCAATCACTCGCCGAACACGGTTATCGTGGCGGTTATTGTAGCCGGTTTATTCCTCGGTATCAATAACACCTTGATTACTACGGCGGTAATGCAGGCTGCGCCTGTAGAACGTTCAACGGCGTCTGCTTCGTACAGCTTTGTCCGCTTCCTGGGCGGGGCGGTATCGCCTTGGCTGGCCGGCAAATTGTCCGAGTGGTATACAGCGGAGCTGCCTTTCTGGTTTGGCGGGGCAATGGTGCTTGTAGCTGTTATTGTTCTGGTTGCCCGAGGCCGGCATTTGCGCGGCATTAACATGGAAGGTCATTAA